In Gigantopelta aegis isolate Gae_Host chromosome 14, Gae_host_genome, whole genome shotgun sequence, the following proteins share a genomic window:
- the LOC121388461 gene encoding serine/threonine-protein phosphatase 4 regulatory subunit 1-like isoform X5, which produces MVARGLLDTLRTVAESNEDAMAVLKAMVKLSEDQEPSVRSELMEQVPHIAVYCQENQHIFADAIPTYVLSMVVRYLNDCNNQVRKTSQAALLVLLEQELVRKEDIEEQVVNVILDLSSPDSLDDYRTEAVALMSKMAPLLGKDITERLFLPRFSEMCTDPLFHVRKVCAANFGEVSAVVGCDNTEEHLLPKFFYLCEDGVWGVRKACAECFMNVSCSCSLDIRRHELANLFVNLLCDQSRWVRMAAFQQLGPFISTFADPRTTGLFVNEDGSLFFRNPDGTEGIDMDEESIRKAAKEALGCDIDSFDEQLSNFHNTCEGSTETMADLKLSEEIMDLNISDDSDLVETDFSEILAVDNSDDTSFEERRAEMYTEKKNLLYEPTVEGKESEIKEVDSNRNKICDKDSDTNVCDSNSSNAVSDGPSESASVESAETDAGESDNTTASTDTDLAASVADATKGGAGTPLESTPPESSNDQPRSRSGDGDQVQTFNAFQFWRPPFPSLDVDFDLVDGAPYHPNVITKFEDQTSGSSDVETGSNEGGGDRMEDWVKIHTASVSTFSEEGETVDNIGSTHILGQQINDVPMAVVDGIAQDLSTSSIGYIDSDRSISPHESPCDDATLAQQQLVHFQDVIPESLLENYLGMVDASRAQTVDTEITRHCAYNLPAVAYTLGRQNWHCIKNLYEKLAQDMQVNEWKVRRTLAFSLHEMAVILGEEITHKDLVPVFEGFLKDLDEVRIGILKHLADFVRLLKPDVRRRYLGRIQDFMTTDNHRNWRFRLELSQQLVSLCELYSTNDITRYLVPIAMNLASDKVAEVRHIAFRLISIILRRLYEDGEENLTVVLVRDLVDQFAMSSRWLRRQNFAQCCRVILEENSLPPSIVVQGLLPPLLALGTDAIPNVRLSAARVLAQNIVPSEFYTSQKNPHHEDLLQILQKLQADNDRDVRYFVTKPPETDISLDTVPV; this is translated from the exons ATGGTTGCACGGGGTCTTCTGGACACGCTGCGAACTGTTGCTGAGAGTAACGAAGATGCGATGGCTGTTCTCAAAGCAATGGTTAAACTTTCTGAAGATCAAG AACCATCTGTACGTTCAGAGTTGATGGAGCAGGTTCCTCATATTGCCGTATATTGCCAAGAAAACCAGCATATATTTGCCGATGCAATACCAACTTATGTCCTGTCTATGGTGGTCCGGTACCTAAATGATTGCAATAATCAG gTGAGGAAAACAAGCCAAGCAGCCTTGTTGGTATTGTTGGAACAAGAGCTAGTTCGTAAAG aggATATTGAAGAGCAAGTAGTGAATGTAATTCTTGACCTATCTAGTCCTGACAGCCTTGACGATTATCGTACAGAAGCTGTAGCG TTGATGAGCAAGATGGCACCACTGCTTGGAAAGGACATTACTGAGCGACTGTTTCTACCAAGATTTTCAGAAATGTGCACCGATCCATTGTTCCATGTGAGAAAG gTTTGTGCTGCAAACTTCGGGGAAGTGTCGGCAGTGGTTGGCTGTGACAATACTGAAGAACATTTA ttgcCAAAGTTTTTCTACCTCTGTGAAGATGGTGTTTGGGGAGTGCGCAAAGCGTGTGCTGAATGCTTCATGAATGTGTCATGTTCGTGCTCGCTGGATATCCGCCGACACGAGTTGGCAAACCTCTTTGTAAATTTGCTCTGTGATCAGTCTAGATGG GTACGAATGGCAGCATTTCAACAGTTGGGTCCATTTATTTCCACATTTGCAGACCCTCGAACAACAGGCTTGTTTGTAAATGAAGATGGATCTTTATTCTTTAGAAATCCTGATGGTACAGAAGG GATTGATATGGATGAAGAAAGCATACGGAAAGCTGCCAAAGAAGCTCTGGGCTGTGATATTGATAGTTTTGATGAGCAGTTGAGTAATTTTCACAACACTTGTGAAGGGTCTACCGAAACAATGGCAGACCTTAAATTAAGTGAAGAAATAATGGACCTTAATATAAGTGATGATTCTGACTTGGTTGAAACCGATTTTTCGGAAATATTGGCCGTGGACAATTCCGATGACACTTCTTTTGAGGAGAGAAGAGCAGAAATGTACACCGAAAAGAAAAACCTGCTCTACGAACCAACAGTGGAAGGGAAAGAAAGTGAAATAAAAGAAGTTGACAGTAATAGAAACAAAATCTGTGATAAAGACAGTGATACTAATGTATGTGATTCAAACTCTTCTAATGCTGTAAGTGATGGTCCTTCCGAATCTGCTTCTGTCGAAAGTGCAGAGACCGATGCTGGTGAATCGGACAATACAACTGCAAGCACAGATACGGATTTGGCGGCTTCCGTCGCCGATGCTACTAAAGGAGGCGCTGGCACGCCTCTAGAATCAACACCTCCAGAGTCGTCAAATGACCAGCCACGTTCCAGAAGCGGTGATGGGGATCAAGTTCAGACTTTCAATGCCTTCCAGTTCTGGAGACCACCGTTCCCGTCGTTGGATGTGGATTTTGATCTTGTCGATGGTGCTCCATATCACCCCAATGTTATAACTAAATTTGAGGACCAAACGTCTGGAAGCAGTGATGTCGAAACTGGCAGCAATGAAGGCGGTGGGGATAGAATGGAAGACTGGGTGAAGATACACACAGCTAGTGTCAGTACGTTCAGTGAGGAGGGAGAGACCGTGGACAATATTGGAAGCACACACATCCTCGGTCAACAGATAAATGACGTGCCTATGGCAGTGGTGGATGGAATTGCTCAAG ATTTGAGTACCAGCAGTATCGGCTACATTGACAGTGACAGATCTATTTCCCCACACGAGAGTCCTTGTGATGATGCAACATTAGCACAACAACAG CTTGTACATTTTCAGGACGTGATACCCGAAAGTCTGCTAGAAAACTATCTTGGAATGGTGGACGCGTCTCGTGCGCAGACTGTGGACACTGAAATAACGCGACACTGTGCATACAACTTGCCAGCCGTGGCCTATACCCTGGGACGGCAGAACTGGCACTGTATAAAAAACCTGTATGAAAAGCTGGCACAAGACATGCAGGTAAATGAG tGGAAAGTTAGACGTACCCTTGCATTCTCATTACACGAGATGGCCGTTATTCTTGGCGAAGAAATAACACACAAAGATCTAGTTCCAGTGTTTGAAGGATTTCTCAAAGATCTTGATGAAGTTCGAATTGGCATTTTGAAGCACTTAGCTGACTTTGTCAGG TTACTAAAACCTGATGTTAGAAGACGTTACCTAGGTAGAATACAAGACTTCATGACAACTGATAACCATAGAAACTGGCGTTTTAGACTAGAGCTTTCACA GCAGCTGGTTTCACTCTGTGAACTTTACAGTACAAATGATATTACTCGCTACCTCGTACCAATAGCTATGAATCTGGCATCTGACAAAGTTGCTGAAGTGAGACATATAGCTTTCAGACTG ATTAGCATAATATTACGGAGACTTTATGAAGATGGGGAGGAAAATTTAACAGTGGTGCTTGTGAGAGATCTAGTAGACCAGTTTGCAATGAGTTCTCGGTGGCTTAGACGGCAAAA CTTTGCTCAGTGCTGTCGTGTTATCTTGGAAGAGAACTCTCTGCCTCCTTCAATAGTTGTTCAAGGACTCTTGCCTCCTCTCCTTGCCCTGGGTACAGACGCTATACCAAACGTTAGACTATCAGCTGCCAGAGTCCTTGCTCAGAATATAGTGCCTTCAG
- the LOC121388461 gene encoding serine/threonine-protein phosphatase 4 regulatory subunit 1-like isoform X6 — protein sequence MVARGLLDTLRTVAESNEDAMAVLKAMVKLSEDQEPSVRSELMEQVPHIAVYCQENQHIFADAIPTYVLSMVVRYLNDCNNQVRKTSQAALLVLLEQELVRKEDIEEQVVNVILDLSSPDSLDDYRTEAVALMSKMAPLLGKDITERLFLPRFSEMCTDPLFHVRKVCAANFGEVSAVVGCDNTEEHLLPKFFYLCEDGVWGVRKACAECFMNVSCSCSLDIRRHELANLFVNLLCDQSRWVRMAAFQQLGPFISTFADPRTTGLFVNEDGSLFFRNPDGTEGIDMDEESIRKAAKEALGCDIDSFDEQLSNFHNTCEGSTETMADLKLSEEIMDLNISDDSDLVETDFSEILAVDNSDDTSFEERRAEMYTEKKNLLYEPTVEGKESEIKEVDSNRNKICDKDSDTNVCDSNSSNAVSDGPSESASVESAETDAGESDNTTASTDTDLAASVADATKGGAGTPLESTPPESSNDQPRSRSGDGDQVQTFNAFQFWRPPFPSLDVDFDLVDGAPYHPNVITKFEDQTSGSSDVETGSNEGGGDRMEDWVKIHTASVSTFSEEGETVDNIGSTHILGQQINDVPMAVVDGIAQDCFPDLSTSSIGYIDSDRSISPHESPCDDATLAQQQDVIPESLLENYLGMVDASRAQTVDTEITRHCAYNLPAVAYTLGRQNWHCIKNLYEKLAQDMQVNEWKVRRTLAFSLHEMAVILGEEITHKDLVPVFEGFLKDLDEVRIGILKHLADFVRLLKPDVRRRYLGRIQDFMTTDNHRNWRFRLELSQQLVSLCELYSTNDITRYLVPIAMNLASDKVAEVRHIAFRLISIILRRLYEDGEENLTVVLVRDLVDQFAMSSRWLRRQNFAQCCRVILEENSLPPSIVVQGLLPPLLALGTDAIPNVRLSAARVLAQNIVPSEFYTSQKNPHHEDLLQILQKLQADNDRDVRYFVTKPPETDISLDTVPV from the exons ATGGTTGCACGGGGTCTTCTGGACACGCTGCGAACTGTTGCTGAGAGTAACGAAGATGCGATGGCTGTTCTCAAAGCAATGGTTAAACTTTCTGAAGATCAAG AACCATCTGTACGTTCAGAGTTGATGGAGCAGGTTCCTCATATTGCCGTATATTGCCAAGAAAACCAGCATATATTTGCCGATGCAATACCAACTTATGTCCTGTCTATGGTGGTCCGGTACCTAAATGATTGCAATAATCAG gTGAGGAAAACAAGCCAAGCAGCCTTGTTGGTATTGTTGGAACAAGAGCTAGTTCGTAAAG aggATATTGAAGAGCAAGTAGTGAATGTAATTCTTGACCTATCTAGTCCTGACAGCCTTGACGATTATCGTACAGAAGCTGTAGCG TTGATGAGCAAGATGGCACCACTGCTTGGAAAGGACATTACTGAGCGACTGTTTCTACCAAGATTTTCAGAAATGTGCACCGATCCATTGTTCCATGTGAGAAAG gTTTGTGCTGCAAACTTCGGGGAAGTGTCGGCAGTGGTTGGCTGTGACAATACTGAAGAACATTTA ttgcCAAAGTTTTTCTACCTCTGTGAAGATGGTGTTTGGGGAGTGCGCAAAGCGTGTGCTGAATGCTTCATGAATGTGTCATGTTCGTGCTCGCTGGATATCCGCCGACACGAGTTGGCAAACCTCTTTGTAAATTTGCTCTGTGATCAGTCTAGATGG GTACGAATGGCAGCATTTCAACAGTTGGGTCCATTTATTTCCACATTTGCAGACCCTCGAACAACAGGCTTGTTTGTAAATGAAGATGGATCTTTATTCTTTAGAAATCCTGATGGTACAGAAGG GATTGATATGGATGAAGAAAGCATACGGAAAGCTGCCAAAGAAGCTCTGGGCTGTGATATTGATAGTTTTGATGAGCAGTTGAGTAATTTTCACAACACTTGTGAAGGGTCTACCGAAACAATGGCAGACCTTAAATTAAGTGAAGAAATAATGGACCTTAATATAAGTGATGATTCTGACTTGGTTGAAACCGATTTTTCGGAAATATTGGCCGTGGACAATTCCGATGACACTTCTTTTGAGGAGAGAAGAGCAGAAATGTACACCGAAAAGAAAAACCTGCTCTACGAACCAACAGTGGAAGGGAAAGAAAGTGAAATAAAAGAAGTTGACAGTAATAGAAACAAAATCTGTGATAAAGACAGTGATACTAATGTATGTGATTCAAACTCTTCTAATGCTGTAAGTGATGGTCCTTCCGAATCTGCTTCTGTCGAAAGTGCAGAGACCGATGCTGGTGAATCGGACAATACAACTGCAAGCACAGATACGGATTTGGCGGCTTCCGTCGCCGATGCTACTAAAGGAGGCGCTGGCACGCCTCTAGAATCAACACCTCCAGAGTCGTCAAATGACCAGCCACGTTCCAGAAGCGGTGATGGGGATCAAGTTCAGACTTTCAATGCCTTCCAGTTCTGGAGACCACCGTTCCCGTCGTTGGATGTGGATTTTGATCTTGTCGATGGTGCTCCATATCACCCCAATGTTATAACTAAATTTGAGGACCAAACGTCTGGAAGCAGTGATGTCGAAACTGGCAGCAATGAAGGCGGTGGGGATAGAATGGAAGACTGGGTGAAGATACACACAGCTAGTGTCAGTACGTTCAGTGAGGAGGGAGAGACCGTGGACAATATTGGAAGCACACACATCCTCGGTCAACAGATAAATGACGTGCCTATGGCAGTGGTGGATGGAATTGCTCAAG ATTGTTTTCCAGATTTGAGTACCAGCAGTATCGGCTACATTGACAGTGACAGATCTATTTCCCCACACGAGAGTCCTTGTGATGATGCAACATTAGCACAACAACAG GACGTGATACCCGAAAGTCTGCTAGAAAACTATCTTGGAATGGTGGACGCGTCTCGTGCGCAGACTGTGGACACTGAAATAACGCGACACTGTGCATACAACTTGCCAGCCGTGGCCTATACCCTGGGACGGCAGAACTGGCACTGTATAAAAAACCTGTATGAAAAGCTGGCACAAGACATGCAGGTAAATGAG tGGAAAGTTAGACGTACCCTTGCATTCTCATTACACGAGATGGCCGTTATTCTTGGCGAAGAAATAACACACAAAGATCTAGTTCCAGTGTTTGAAGGATTTCTCAAAGATCTTGATGAAGTTCGAATTGGCATTTTGAAGCACTTAGCTGACTTTGTCAGG TTACTAAAACCTGATGTTAGAAGACGTTACCTAGGTAGAATACAAGACTTCATGACAACTGATAACCATAGAAACTGGCGTTTTAGACTAGAGCTTTCACA GCAGCTGGTTTCACTCTGTGAACTTTACAGTACAAATGATATTACTCGCTACCTCGTACCAATAGCTATGAATCTGGCATCTGACAAAGTTGCTGAAGTGAGACATATAGCTTTCAGACTG ATTAGCATAATATTACGGAGACTTTATGAAGATGGGGAGGAAAATTTAACAGTGGTGCTTGTGAGAGATCTAGTAGACCAGTTTGCAATGAGTTCTCGGTGGCTTAGACGGCAAAA CTTTGCTCAGTGCTGTCGTGTTATCTTGGAAGAGAACTCTCTGCCTCCTTCAATAGTTGTTCAAGGACTCTTGCCTCCTCTCCTTGCCCTGGGTACAGACGCTATACCAAACGTTAGACTATCAGCTGCCAGAGTCCTTGCTCAGAATATAGTGCCTTCAG